In Molothrus aeneus isolate 106 chromosome 11, BPBGC_Maene_1.0, whole genome shotgun sequence, a genomic segment contains:
- the HSD11B2 gene encoding 11-beta-hydroxysteroid dehydrogenase type 2: MYSLCQVKSVLLTSLVYRCLLQDEILDCENLTAPFGERISPRWRQQLPEDAIQPRCAPGEEVLCLLITFWEAKGIRQKSPTEPDASYEWCLMELLEAILRADGPSSLQGSGLFGCDSGFGQATARHLDIMGFRVFASVLDLQSPGAQELRQSCSSRLTLLQMDLTKTEDIQRVLQHIQAHTNSTGLWGLVNNAGFNDTIADAELSPLGKFRTCMEVNFFGSLELTKGLLPLLRSAGGRIVTVSSPAGDMPFPCLAAYGASKAALSLVMDTFRSELQPWGIKVSLILPGYYKTGTTCDPAFWNLHKQQLLASLPQELLQAYGEDYVEEINQQFIQFMKVAVEDLSAVVNSITEGLLAANPAVRYYPGQGLGIMYFIHRYLPYFVRDLFLKGFFINPKLPRALRREHHKDVKKA, translated from the exons ATGTacagcctgtgccaggtgaAGTCTGTGCTGCTGACTTCTCTCGTGTATCGCTGCCTGCTGCAAGATGAAATTCTTGACTGTGAGAATCTCACTGCTCCCTTTGGGGAGAGGATCTCCCCTCGCTGGAGACAGCAGCTGCCGGAAGATGCCATCCAGCCCCGGTGTGCG CCAGGTGAAGAGGTTCTCTGCCTTTTGATCACTTTCTGGGAGGCGAAAGGCATTCGGCAAAAGTCTCCCACGGAGCCTGATGCCAGCTATGAATGGTGCTTGATGGAGCTTTTAGAGGCTATTTTGAGGGCTGATGGCCCCTCATCGCTGCAGGGCTCTGGCCTGTTCG GATGTGACTCGGGCTTTGGGCAGGCAACAGCCAGGCACTTGGACATCATGGGCTTTCGGGTGTTTGCCAGCGTGCTGGACCTGCAGAGTCCTGGTGCCCAGGAGCTGCGCCAGAGCTGCTCATCGAGGCTGACGCTGCTGCAGATGGACCTGACCAAGACAGAGGACATCCAGCGCGTCCTGCAGCATATCCAGGCCCACACCAACAGCACAG gaCTCTGGGGCCTGGTGAACAACGCTGGGTTCAATGACACCATCGCCGACGCTGAGCTCTCGCCGCTGGGCAAGTTCCGCACCTGCATGGAGGTGAACTTCTTTGGCTCCCTGGAGCTCACCAaggggctgctgcccctgctccgcTCTGCTGGTGGCCGCATTGTCACcgtgagcagccctgcag GTGACATGCCCTTCCCCTGCCTGGCAGCCTATGGGGCCTCGAAGGCAGCCCTCAGCCTGGTCATGGACACCTTCCGCagtgagctccagccctggggcatcAAAGTCAGCCTCATCCTGCCTGGATACTACAAAACAG GGACGACGTGTGACCCTGCCTTCTGGAACCTGCATAAGCAGCAGCTGTTGGCCagcctgccccaggagctgctgcaggcctaTGGCGAGGACTATGTGGAGGAGATCAACCAGCAGTTCATCCAGTTCATGAAGGTGGCAGTGGAGGACCTCAGCGCAGTGGTGAACAGCATCACAGAGGGGCTTCTGGCTGCCAACCCAGCCGTGCGCTACTACCCAGGGCAGGGCCTTGGGATCATGTATTTCATACACCGCTACCTGCCCTACTTTGTCCGAGACTTGTTCTTGAAAGGATTCTTCATCAACCCCAAGCTGCCCCGAGCCCTGCGGCGAGAGCACCACAAGGATGTGAAGAAGGCCTGA